A stretch of Schaalia odontolytica DNA encodes these proteins:
- a CDS encoding NINE protein, protein MSAPQQPGYNAPVQGKSRVIAGLLNLFLGGFGIGDFYLGYTQYAIYKIVISLVLVVPTVLDLGFISTIFSLLYYAWAVVLLVVAIMTFLGKWIYEKDANGVPTV, encoded by the coding sequence ATGTCCGCTCCTCAGCAGCCCGGCTACAACGCCCCCGTCCAGGGTAAGTCCCGCGTCATCGCTGGCCTTCTCAACCTTTTCCTCGGCGGCTTCGGCATTGGTGACTTCTACCTCGGCTACACCCAGTACGCCATCTACAAGATCGTCATCTCCCTCGTGCTCGTGGTGCCGACCGTCCTGGATCTTGGCTTCATCTCGACCATCTTCAGCCTGCTCTACTACGCGTGGGCCGTCGTTCTGCTCGTCGTGGCCATCATGACCTTCCTGGGCAAGTGGATCTACGAGAAGGACGCCAACGGCGTTCCCACCGTCTGA
- a CDS encoding base excision DNA repair protein — translation MRAADVSDWGTLVFEIMSQQTPIARVQPIWLEWMERWPTPEDVAAASSADIIVAWANLGYPSRALRLKACAAAIVEKHGGEVPLSLKELTLLPGVGTYTASALLAFRHGIRVPVLDTNVRRVLVRFLDGREFPPHTTPSKAETMRADAILPEDGHHAAEVSLSLMEFGALVCTQLSPSCDECTIHANCAWATAGFPKDEKRPTPQPYAGTDRQARGRIMKALRTAHFEGTDGLTKRKVLDAARIDGGDRYQPTRVYRALLKDGMIIYDQDTNRVTLPR, via the coding sequence ATGCGCGCAGCCGACGTCTCTGACTGGGGGACCCTCGTCTTTGAGATCATGAGCCAGCAGACGCCCATCGCACGCGTCCAGCCGATCTGGCTCGAATGGATGGAACGCTGGCCCACCCCGGAGGACGTGGCGGCCGCGTCCTCCGCCGACATCATTGTTGCCTGGGCAAACCTTGGATACCCCTCCCGCGCCCTGCGCCTCAAGGCCTGCGCGGCCGCGATCGTCGAGAAGCACGGCGGAGAGGTCCCCCTCTCCCTCAAAGAGCTGACGCTCCTGCCGGGCGTCGGCACCTACACCGCGTCCGCGCTGCTCGCGTTCCGCCACGGAATCCGCGTGCCGGTCCTGGACACGAACGTCCGTCGCGTGCTGGTCAGATTTCTGGACGGCCGTGAGTTTCCTCCCCACACCACTCCCTCGAAAGCGGAAACAATGCGGGCCGATGCAATTTTGCCCGAAGACGGGCACCACGCGGCCGAGGTGAGTTTGTCTCTCATGGAATTCGGGGCTCTGGTCTGCACGCAGCTCAGCCCCTCCTGCGACGAGTGCACGATCCACGCAAACTGCGCGTGGGCCACCGCCGGATTCCCCAAGGACGAGAAGCGACCCACGCCCCAGCCCTACGCGGGCACCGACCGCCAGGCGCGCGGACGCATCATGAAGGCCCTGCGCACCGCTCACTTCGAGGGCACGGACGGCCTCACTAAGCGCAAAGTCCTCGACGCCGCCCGCATTGACGGGGGCGACCGCTACCAGCCCACCCGCGTCTACCGGGCACTCCTGAAGGACGGCATGATCATCTACGACCAGGACACGAATCGAGTCACCCTCCCTCGATGA
- a CDS encoding ABC transporter permease, translating to MNAVSQILGALIEAWGEVKVQKARVVLSLVGVVAAVAAMTIVIALGDLLLQSSRELAELYEGRSVTLRLTPESSSNAPEGPAAGGPYQDASDPAAATGAQTAKRPDEKDTIGEAMGTLAERTDIHYWSRFSSGGGEIVETRQARASGQFRGYPLTKIGDMVDGVAFQGVDPSYAVIYRTRMLAGRWVESSDADQRLIPVVISQTLWEQLGRAPIDQVPIVLHTSDGVAMRVVGVTKSKSSFDMPTVFAHYDAARVSFPQMTSPAMIAWVGTENADQARETLPRALASILGEGWKVSVSGGEHEDIGEEQLGTISNVIMVIGGIIVFLGALGLLNVAIVTVRQRVREIGIRRAVGASAARVFFAVFMESVVATFVAGVIGVGIAVVVVRFLPLEALGVTLSDTPAFPAGAAIAGVAISTSIGALCGIIPALAAVRIKPIDAIRY from the coding sequence GTGAACGCCGTTAGTCAGATCCTGGGTGCGCTCATCGAGGCCTGGGGCGAGGTCAAGGTCCAGAAGGCGCGCGTCGTCCTCTCCCTCGTGGGTGTGGTCGCGGCCGTCGCCGCCATGACGATCGTCATCGCGCTCGGCGACCTGCTCCTGCAGTCCTCGCGCGAGTTGGCGGAACTCTACGAGGGGCGCTCGGTCACCCTGCGCCTGACCCCCGAAAGCTCCTCGAACGCCCCGGAAGGACCGGCGGCTGGCGGTCCATATCAGGACGCGTCCGATCCCGCCGCGGCCACCGGCGCGCAGACGGCGAAGCGACCCGACGAAAAGGACACCATCGGCGAGGCCATGGGCACCCTGGCCGAACGCACGGACATTCACTACTGGTCGCGCTTTTCCAGCGGGGGTGGTGAGATCGTCGAAACCCGCCAGGCCAGGGCCAGTGGGCAATTCCGCGGATACCCCCTGACGAAGATCGGCGACATGGTTGACGGCGTCGCGTTCCAGGGCGTGGACCCCTCCTATGCGGTCATCTACCGCACCCGCATGCTCGCGGGACGCTGGGTCGAGAGCAGCGACGCCGACCAGCGCCTGATTCCTGTCGTCATTTCGCAGACTCTCTGGGAGCAGCTGGGGCGCGCCCCTATCGATCAGGTGCCGATCGTCCTGCACACGAGCGACGGCGTCGCGATGCGCGTCGTCGGCGTCACCAAGTCGAAGAGCTCCTTCGACATGCCCACAGTGTTCGCGCATTACGACGCGGCGCGCGTCTCCTTCCCGCAGATGACCTCCCCGGCCATGATCGCCTGGGTGGGCACCGAGAACGCCGACCAGGCCCGCGAGACCCTGCCGCGCGCCCTGGCCTCGATCCTCGGCGAGGGGTGGAAGGTCTCCGTCTCCGGCGGCGAGCATGAGGACATCGGCGAGGAGCAGCTGGGCACCATCTCCAACGTCATCATGGTCATCGGCGGCATCATCGTGTTCCTAGGTGCCCTCGGCCTGCTCAACGTCGCCATCGTGACAGTGCGCCAGCGCGTGCGCGAGATCGGTATCCGCCGCGCCGTCGGCGCCTCCGCGGCGCGCGTCTTCTTCGCCGTCTTCATGGAGTCGGTCGTCGCGACATTCGTCGCGGGCGTCATCGGCGTGGGCATCGCGGTCGTTGTCGTGCGATTCCTGCCCCTCGAGGCCCTGGGCGTCACGCTCAGCGACACCCCGGCATTCCCCGCCGGTGCTGCCATCGCGGGCGTCGCCATCTCCACGAGCATCGGTGCCCTGTGCGGCATCATCCCAGCGCTCGCGGCGGTGCGCATCAAACCGATTGACGCGATCCGCTACTGA
- a CDS encoding ABC transporter ATP-binding protein, whose protein sequence is MSLVCLRDVTRTVTLPDGDDLHILRGVNLDVAQGEHVSIVGRSGTGKSTMLNIIGLLDTPTSGTYELDGVDTTRLSEGRRARMRGEDFGFVFQQFNIFSARTAAENVEVPLLYAPGPQLLRRRSIAIDMLERVGLGERADSYPGEMSGGEQQRIAIARALVRRPRVILADEPTGALDPDTGRVVMALLEEVARESNAALIVITHDMAVAARAQRAYELYDGMLHEVEDPAALTHRAEAGHGSDEAGAEQVGSESAVAEPPRPPAEGDPEAEQASSPEMSQEGEQ, encoded by the coding sequence ATGAGTCTCGTGTGCCTGCGGGACGTGACCCGCACGGTGACCCTGCCTGACGGGGACGACTTGCACATCCTGCGCGGCGTCAACCTGGACGTCGCCCAGGGCGAGCACGTCTCCATCGTGGGCCGCTCGGGCACCGGCAAGTCCACGATGCTCAACATTATCGGCCTGCTGGATACCCCCACCTCGGGCACGTACGAGCTGGACGGCGTGGACACCACGCGCCTGAGCGAGGGGCGCCGCGCGCGCATGCGCGGCGAAGACTTCGGCTTCGTGTTCCAGCAATTCAACATCTTCTCGGCGCGCACGGCCGCGGAAAACGTCGAGGTTCCCCTCCTGTACGCCCCCGGCCCCCAGCTGCTGCGCAGGCGCTCGATTGCGATTGACATGCTTGAGCGCGTGGGCCTGGGCGAGCGCGCGGACTCTTACCCGGGTGAGATGAGTGGCGGCGAGCAGCAGCGCATCGCGATCGCGCGCGCCCTCGTACGCCGCCCGCGCGTCATCCTCGCCGACGAGCCGACGGGCGCCCTCGACCCGGACACGGGCCGCGTCGTCATGGCCCTCCTGGAGGAGGTCGCCCGCGAGTCCAACGCCGCCCTCATCGTCATCACGCACGACATGGCGGTGGCAGCTCGGGCGCAGCGCGCCTACGAGCTCTACGACGGCATGCTGCACGAGGTCGAGGACCCTGCCGCTCTCACGCACCGCGCGGAAGCCGGGCATGGCAGCGACGAGGCCGGGGCTGAGCAGGTGGGCTCAGAATCCGCTGTGGCCGAACCTCCGCGTCCGCCCGCCGAGGGTGACCCGGAAGCCGAGCAGGCCTCGTCCCCCGAGATGTCGCAGGAGGGTGAGCAGTGA
- a CDS encoding efflux RND transporter periplasmic adaptor subunit, translating into MAHKTRTAQVLDIVKVLAWVVIAVALVKFAFFPAAQEDKSTDGMDPGGNFGQMTIEVGRADITNTVSVTGTIQADEPVVARATLDGNVVRTFVNDGDKISKGDAIVQIRKEIPGETRQVTDEEGNVSVETAEPTYKYETVVSPGDGTVSTSVLVGQQFAIGDTVATIAPATFSAVASLSADQMYRLQDAPSTATVTIKNGPAPFECSGVKLVSPTGKAQDPKANAGSDNGASSSTDLKARCAIPSDQTVFAGLQVTLEMTAGSATGVLAVPISAVEGRYQSGTVYLPTSDPTKPEKRAVTLGITDGKMVEVKEGLTEGEEILEFTPTSNKDNQDGQTGPYGGMDSGMAGGSGGTAGTQ; encoded by the coding sequence GTGGCACACAAGACCCGCACCGCCCAGGTGCTCGACATCGTCAAGGTTCTTGCCTGGGTAGTTATTGCCGTGGCCTTGGTGAAGTTCGCGTTCTTTCCTGCCGCGCAGGAGGATAAGAGCACTGACGGCATGGACCCGGGCGGCAACTTCGGGCAGATGACGATCGAGGTGGGCCGCGCCGACATCACGAACACCGTGAGTGTGACGGGTACGATCCAGGCCGACGAGCCGGTCGTTGCCCGCGCGACCCTGGACGGCAACGTCGTGCGCACCTTCGTCAACGACGGCGACAAGATCTCCAAGGGCGACGCCATCGTGCAGATCCGCAAGGAGATCCCCGGCGAGACCCGCCAGGTCACCGATGAGGAAGGCAACGTCAGCGTCGAGACCGCCGAGCCGACCTACAAGTACGAGACGGTCGTCTCACCCGGTGACGGCACAGTCTCGACGAGCGTGCTCGTCGGCCAGCAGTTCGCGATCGGCGACACGGTTGCGACGATTGCGCCTGCGACCTTCTCCGCGGTCGCCTCCCTGAGCGCGGACCAGATGTACCGCCTCCAGGACGCCCCGTCGACCGCGACCGTCACCATTAAGAACGGCCCCGCGCCCTTCGAGTGCTCGGGCGTCAAGCTGGTGAGCCCGACCGGCAAGGCGCAGGATCCCAAGGCGAATGCCGGGTCCGATAACGGCGCCTCTTCCTCGACGGACCTGAAGGCCCGCTGCGCGATCCCCTCCGATCAGACGGTGTTCGCAGGCCTGCAGGTCACCCTCGAGATGACGGCGGGCTCGGCGACGGGCGTCCTCGCGGTGCCGATCTCCGCGGTTGAGGGCCGCTACCAGTCCGGCACCGTGTATCTGCCGACCTCCGACCCGACCAAGCCCGAGAAGCGCGCCGTCACCCTGGGCATCACGGACGGCAAGATGGTCGAGGTCAAAGAGGGGCTGACGGAGGGCGAGGAGATCCTGGAGTTCACCCCGACCTCGAACAAGGACAACCAGGACGGGCAGACCGGCCCTTACGGCGGCATGGACTCTGGCATGGCCGGGGGCTCGGGCGGCACGGCGGGCACGCAATGA
- a CDS encoding GNAT family N-acetyltransferase, whose product MIRRATPADAEALSALSRTCFTQTFGHLYDPADLTAFLDEAYAPNVLRAELEDPDRATWLLFEDVADEGFSRPAPSPADHPRAPEPGDEAPASSASPAPIGYVTACPAHLPHPDVAPSDGEIQRLYILQGHQGGGRGTLLLKTALEWLERDGPRPLWIGVWSENYRAQRFYARHGFEIVGDYSFMVGDHADHELITRRLPRALDA is encoded by the coding sequence ATGATCCGCCGCGCCACCCCCGCAGACGCCGAGGCGCTCTCCGCCCTCTCGCGCACCTGCTTCACGCAGACATTCGGGCACCTCTACGACCCCGCAGACCTGACGGCCTTCCTCGACGAGGCCTACGCGCCCAACGTCCTGCGCGCAGAACTCGAGGACCCCGACCGGGCGACGTGGCTCCTCTTCGAGGACGTGGCCGACGAGGGCTTCTCGCGGCCCGCCCCCTCCCCCGCCGACCACCCGCGCGCACCAGAACCGGGTGACGAGGCCCCGGCCTCGTCGGCGTCCCCGGCACCGATCGGCTACGTCACCGCATGCCCCGCGCACCTGCCCCACCCGGACGTGGCGCCCAGCGACGGGGAAATCCAGCGCCTCTACATCCTGCAGGGACACCAGGGCGGCGGGCGCGGCACGCTCCTCCTCAAGACGGCGCTCGAGTGGCTCGAGCGCGACGGCCCGCGCCCCCTGTGGATCGGCGTGTGGAGCGAAAACTACAGGGCGCAGCGCTTCTACGCGCGGCACGGCTTCGAGATCGTTGGCGACTACTCGTTCATGGTGGGCGACCACGCCGACCATGAACTCATCACTCGACGTCTCCCGCGAGCGCTCGACGCATAA
- the trxA gene encoding thioredoxin produces the protein MATVTLTQENFEQTVSADGIVLVDFWATWCGPCRQFGPIFEEASEKYPDIVFGKIDTDDQQQLAMAAQITSIPTLMAFRDGIAVFRQSGALPLSALEDLISQIQNLDMDDVRKKIAESEQK, from the coding sequence ATGGCTACCGTTACCCTTACGCAGGAGAACTTCGAGCAGACCGTGTCCGCCGACGGCATTGTCCTGGTGGATTTCTGGGCGACCTGGTGCGGCCCGTGCCGTCAGTTCGGCCCCATCTTCGAAGAGGCCTCCGAGAAGTACCCGGACATCGTGTTCGGCAAGATCGACACTGACGATCAGCAGCAGCTGGCGATGGCCGCGCAGATCACCTCGATCCCGACCCTGATGGCCTTCCGTGATGGCATCGCAGTGTTCCGTCAGTCCGGCGCCCTGCCGCTGTCTGCCCTGGAGGACCTGATCTCCCAGATCCAGAACCTGGACATGGATGACGTGCGCAAGAAGATCGCCGAGTCTGAGCAGAAGTGA
- a CDS encoding TetR/AcrR family transcriptional regulator produces the protein MPKIIGESLASHRELTRTRLFEALGSLMGEQSFESITMSQIAERAGVGRTAVYNHFADKEVLLLAYMREVTSEFARVLTQRLEAEPDPLMRLRVYIRSHLQMIGRYHVKAGMGLRRQMSGQGASHLHDHAGLVGEVLIGILDEAMERGLIVEQNTLGAVHLIHATLQGQRLPKDPEHRESALALVEAFILRGLGASEENVRHVTASSLASGE, from the coding sequence ATGCCGAAGATTATTGGGGAGTCCCTCGCCTCTCACCGCGAGCTGACCCGTACGCGCCTGTTTGAGGCCCTGGGATCGCTGATGGGGGAGCAGTCCTTCGAGTCGATCACCATGAGTCAGATCGCCGAACGTGCGGGCGTTGGGCGCACGGCGGTCTACAACCACTTCGCGGACAAAGAGGTGCTTCTGCTTGCCTACATGCGCGAGGTGACCAGTGAGTTTGCGCGGGTCCTGACGCAGCGCCTCGAGGCTGAGCCGGATCCCCTCATGCGCCTGCGCGTCTATATCCGCTCCCACCTGCAGATGATCGGCCGCTATCACGTGAAGGCCGGCATGGGCCTGCGTCGCCAGATGTCCGGCCAGGGCGCCTCGCATCTGCATGATCATGCTGGCCTCGTGGGTGAGGTCCTCATCGGCATTCTCGACGAGGCCATGGAGCGCGGGCTGATCGTCGAGCAGAATACCCTCGGTGCGGTTCATCTGATCCATGCGACCCTGCAGGGGCAGCGCCTCCCGAAGGATCCTGAGCATCGGGAGTCGGCGCTCGCCCTGGTGGAGGCCTTTATTTTGCGAGGCTTGGGCGCCTCGGAGGAGAATGTGCGTCACGTCACCGCTTCCTCTCTCGCTTCGGGGGAATAG
- a CDS encoding (deoxy)nucleoside triphosphate pyrophosphohydrolase, which yields MPRPVVAAAIVDSLSEPTMLLACSRAYPQELRGQFELPGGKVEDNEDPVEALTREIAEELGARLAIGERVCPEDRQWWPILGGRVMGVWLAEVAAGSPAPRAGASHLEARWVPLADLAALPWIVADLPIVEAVVARCAH from the coding sequence ATGCCTCGTCCCGTGGTGGCGGCCGCTATCGTCGATTCGCTGAGCGAGCCCACGATGTTGCTCGCATGCTCGCGCGCCTACCCGCAGGAACTGCGCGGGCAGTTCGAGCTGCCCGGCGGCAAGGTCGAGGACAATGAAGATCCAGTCGAAGCCCTCACTCGCGAGATTGCCGAGGAGCTCGGCGCGCGCCTGGCGATCGGCGAGCGCGTGTGCCCCGAGGATAGGCAGTGGTGGCCGATCCTGGGTGGGCGCGTCATGGGCGTGTGGCTCGCCGAGGTGGCGGCCGGTTCGCCCGCACCGCGCGCGGGTGCGTCGCACCTCGAGGCCAGGTGGGTGCCCCTCGCGGACCTCGCCGCGCTTCCGTGGATCGTCGCTGACCTGCCGATTGTCGAGGCCGTGGTCGCCCGCTGCGCTCACTGA
- a CDS encoding DJ-1/PfpI family protein has protein sequence MKTIYLYILDGMAEWEIGNILQALSMEPQLKQGRQDYRIHTISHDGKPVKSLGGLTITPDGSLETLPDDRPVALLLPGADSWERESHHPILDIAESYLAQDVLVAAICGATLALANRGVLNSFEHTSNSPEYLSMFATNYSGQALYHGENVWVDKNLITANSAAGLDWAKAILEYLDVYPVETINAWYQYYSTGNPEFFFKLMAN, from the coding sequence ATGAAGACAATCTACCTCTACATACTCGATGGCATGGCCGAGTGGGAAATTGGAAACATCCTCCAAGCCCTCAGCATGGAACCACAACTCAAACAAGGCCGCCAGGACTACCGTATCCACACCATTAGCCATGATGGAAAGCCGGTAAAGAGCCTCGGTGGCCTCACCATTACACCTGACGGATCGTTAGAGACGCTCCCGGACGATCGCCCAGTTGCTCTGCTGTTGCCTGGAGCAGATTCCTGGGAGCGTGAATCGCACCATCCAATCCTGGATATAGCAGAGTCGTATCTGGCGCAGGACGTCTTGGTGGCGGCAATCTGCGGAGCAACGCTTGCACTGGCGAACCGAGGTGTGCTGAACAGCTTCGAACACACAAGCAACTCGCCCGAATATTTGAGCATGTTCGCCACCAATTATTCAGGTCAGGCGCTGTACCACGGGGAAAATGTCTGGGTGGACAAGAACCTCATAACCGCCAACTCAGCCGCCGGGCTGGACTGGGCAAAAGCCATACTGGAGTACCTTGACGTCTACCCGGTAGAGACAATCAACGCCTGGTACCAGTACTACTCAACAGGAAACCCAGAATTCTTTTTCAAGTTGATGGCCAACTAG
- a CDS encoding carboxymuconolactone decarboxylase family protein: protein MSDQYDIDSVDNQRRRDLGLQVLSRIDGDAGQSVIESLSASNPALGHHIAAFAFGDIYDRPGLDARSRQLVTIGVLTALGGCEPQLKVHVGAALNVGISEEEIQEAILHASVYCGFPRALNATFAAQEAIESRRNCDR, encoded by the coding sequence ATGAGTGATCAGTACGATATTGATTCCGTCGATAACCAGCGACGTCGTGATCTTGGATTGCAGGTTCTCTCCCGTATCGACGGAGACGCTGGTCAGAGTGTTATCGAATCACTTTCCGCGTCAAACCCTGCTTTAGGACACCACATCGCCGCATTTGCTTTCGGGGATATTTACGATAGGCCTGGTCTGGATGCACGCAGTCGCCAGCTAGTAACCATTGGCGTATTGACTGCATTAGGCGGATGCGAACCTCAACTTAAAGTTCATGTTGGAGCGGCACTTAATGTCGGGATTTCCGAAGAGGAAATTCAGGAAGCTATCCTGCACGCCTCAGTGTACTGCGGCTTTCCGCGAGCACTGAACGCTACTTTCGCAGCACAGGAAGCAATTGAGTCACGGCGGAACTGCGACAGGTAA
- a CDS encoding MerR family transcriptional regulator gives MLEERLEQALRLAIDPPGGLNTAALRDLIRDDENTQWDIATTAEYLGISAHTLRYYERAGLVKVGRDASGYRLYDAAAVRRLVFITRMRVSGMSIAQLQHYISLVEQGTETVQERLDLMLEHRDILRQRIEDLQLSLAATEFKIAMYQKGSRP, from the coding sequence ATGTTGGAAGAACGGTTAGAGCAAGCCCTTAGGCTGGCGATCGATCCACCCGGAGGGCTAAATACTGCGGCGTTGCGCGACCTGATCAGAGATGACGAGAACACTCAGTGGGATATCGCTACCACTGCCGAGTATCTGGGAATCAGCGCACATACGCTGCGCTATTACGAACGCGCAGGGCTGGTGAAAGTAGGACGCGACGCATCCGGCTATCGGCTTTACGATGCTGCGGCTGTACGGCGTTTGGTTTTTATTACCCGAATGCGGGTCTCTGGAATGTCGATTGCCCAACTCCAGCATTACATCTCCTTGGTTGAACAAGGTACAGAAACAGTGCAGGAGCGTCTTGATTTGATGCTGGAGCATCGCGACATCCTTCGGCAACGAATAGAGGATCTTCAGTTATCACTGGCAGCTACCGAATTCAAGATAGCAATGTATCAGAAAGGTTCCCGTCCATAA
- a CDS encoding aspartate-semialdehyde dehydrogenase: MSGFNVAVVGATGQVGRVMRTLLEERNFPVETIRFFSSARSAGTTLPWKGQDIVVEDVATADYSGIDIAVFSAGATASREYAPKFAAAGAVVVDNSSAWRKDPEVPLVVSEVNPDDVDNRPKGIIANPNCTTMAAMPVLKPLVEAAGGIKRLFVSSYQAVSGSGRAGVAELTSQIEAGVKQDLAGLALDGRAVTLPEPGVYVAPIAFDVVPLAGSIVDDGSEETDEEQKLRNESRRILHTPDLAVSGTCVRVPVYTGHTLTIHAEFAGDITPDQARALLAEAPGVRVVDVPTPLEAAGRDEVLVGRIRHDQAVDGNRGLVLVVSGDNLRKGAALNAVQVAEVVAARLR; the protein is encoded by the coding sequence ATGAGTGGTTTCAATGTCGCCGTCGTCGGCGCCACCGGCCAGGTCGGCCGAGTCATGCGCACCCTGCTGGAGGAGCGTAACTTCCCGGTCGAGACGATTCGATTCTTCTCGTCCGCGCGTAGCGCCGGCACGACCCTGCCCTGGAAGGGACAGGACATCGTCGTCGAGGACGTCGCGACGGCCGACTACTCCGGCATCGACATTGCCGTGTTCTCCGCGGGCGCCACCGCCTCACGCGAGTACGCCCCCAAGTTCGCGGCCGCCGGCGCGGTCGTCGTGGACAACTCCTCCGCGTGGCGCAAGGACCCCGAGGTCCCGCTCGTCGTGTCCGAGGTCAACCCCGACGACGTCGACAACCGCCCCAAGGGCATCATCGCGAACCCCAACTGCACGACCATGGCCGCCATGCCCGTCCTCAAGCCCCTCGTCGAGGCTGCCGGCGGCATCAAGCGCCTCTTCGTGTCCTCCTACCAGGCCGTCTCCGGCTCGGGCCGCGCCGGCGTCGCCGAGCTGACCAGCCAGATCGAGGCTGGCGTCAAGCAGGACCTCGCGGGCCTGGCCCTCGACGGCCGCGCCGTCACCCTGCCCGAGCCCGGCGTGTATGTCGCGCCCATCGCCTTCGACGTCGTGCCGCTCGCTGGCTCCATCGTCGACGACGGAAGCGAGGAAACCGACGAGGAGCAGAAGCTGCGCAACGAGTCGCGCCGCATCCTGCACACCCCGGACCTCGCCGTGTCCGGCACCTGCGTGCGCGTCCCCGTCTACACCGGCCATACCCTCACCATCCACGCCGAGTTCGCCGGCGACATCACGCCCGACCAGGCCCGCGCCCTGCTGGCCGAGGCCCCCGGCGTGCGCGTCGTCGACGTCCCGACCCCGCTCGAAGCCGCCGGCCGCGACGAGGTCCTCGTCGGCCGCATCCGTCACGACCAGGCCGTCGACGGCAACCGCGGCCTCGTCCTGGTCGTCTCCGGCGACAACCTGCGCAAGGGCGCTGCCCTGAACGCGGTCCAGGTTGCCGAGGTGGTGGCTGCGCGACTGCGCTGA